TGCATCCATAAGAAATACGACAAacaatttctgtaaaaataacattaaaaaaaactgcaatataATTTTCtaggatttattttatttatatttcaaaataaatgtattatttttattgtaccttttcaaggaaaaaaaaaacattaaaatgttaaaaaaaataaatacatttagaaattaaaattgaaCTGTTTCTATACAGTCAATCATCAAACTCAAATGTATTTGTGCGTTTAGGACCCACCTGGATCTAGGGGGTTGTGTACTAAGAGGACTGTCAGTAAAGGTCACAGAAGAGGTCACAGGAAAATTTTGCATTAGCTCTGGGTTTACACAGGGGTTCATCCTGCCCATATCACACTCTATAGACCATGTTGTTTCTATGAAACTGAGAATTGGAAAAAGAATGAATGCAAAGCAAAATGTTCAAAACAGCCTATGCATTCAGATATATCAAGctcaaacattaataaaaagctGTCAAGTTTGCTATCGGGAAAGTGAGATGATAAGAACAATACAAAGGCTGAATGAAGCGGTCCTGTACCTAATCTCCACTGCTTGTATAACCATCTGAGGCACACCCTGCACCCTGCCCGTGATGACGCTCCTCACGTGGATGTGGAGGTGGGTCGGAACAGCAGAACACTCTCCAATGCTGCCCTCTGCTGGCTGACTGGAGTTCTGCGGGGATGCTGAGACGCACAAGAGCAATAACAAAGTTCGTTAATTcatttaaagcagtggttctcagccTGGGGCCGGAGCCCAATAGGGGGCATCAGCAAACTTCCAGGTTGGTCCtaataaatcttaaatttactTAAATTTGCAGTCGATATATTGGCTATTATGCATATGACGGAATATTTGGAGAATATAATACACGGTGCTGTAATTTGCCTTTTGTTCATTATGTGTTATGTAAGAGATAATGTGCaatcagcaacaaaataaaCCTTGACAGGGTGcaacaatattacaataatattaatactgaactGAAGTTGTCCGTTATcttttttcggtaacactttagtttagggtctagttctcactattaactaactattaactaagaCTTTTGccttaataaactcctaattattgcttattaatagttagtaaggtagttgatAAGTGTAGGTATTAAGGGATGAAGAATATGGTcatacagaataaggcattaatatgtgctttataagtactaataaacagccaatatcctactTCATAcacatgctaataagcaactagatAATAGTGAGatttggaccctaaactaaagtgtaacCCCTTTTTCAATGCAATTAAAAAACGCAAGATGGCGCCAGTTGCATCTGACAACAGAATCACATATAGAGAGCCATGTAATAAGCACCATTTAGTTGTTAATTTAATTATCATGCTTAATTTAAAGATGGTTATCATTCCTTTATTAATAATAGACcctaatttatattttaatcagtAAATGTTCTGTCACATGGAATACAAATCTACTTCATATATtataaatcatcatttatttgtggattaatttaaacatttatttagtttCTTAAATGTTcaagtttcttttctttttttatttcattttacattttttaaatgtcagctggtgtttaaaaagtaacattaaaaacatcattgtactataaaactttgaaaataaaactggaTTAGTTAAGCAGATTGCTTAATGTTTGAAAATTACTAAATTATGAATGAGGGGAACCAAGGTTAACCActttaaatttaacataacAGTTTGATATAATGCAACTTTTACTTTTGGCCGACGGACCTCAATCAAGTTAGATTTTTGGCCCTTCGTTGTAAAAAGTTTGGGCACCTCTACTCTAGAACAACTtgatatattatacatattagTGATAGTTAAATGATGTAGTGCTCACTAGTAATGTTGACCCAATCCACTAGGTTGGAAAAGTTTGGTTTTCCCGTTGTGGAGACGAGTGTAGCAGTCACTAATCCAGCTAGGACAGCACGCACTGTTTCTCTGTGAAATGACATGCAAAAGAAAGACGTATGTCAAATTAAACTGTTCTATAGGAATCTACTGTATTATGTTCAAAACCCTTCGGCAGTGTTACTCACCTCACCTGGCTGCACTGTGTCATGTTCAGCAAACTCACAGGAATCATACAACCTGATGTGGAGTTGATCCCGAACAGAGCTGGTCTCAGTTCAGCAGAAGAGCACAGTCCATCTCCACCTGCAGAGGAAACCGCATAGGAtcaaagtaatatttttttgtagtcCTGTATGGATAAATATGAATATGCTACACTACCTGGCTGCCAGAGATTGATCTGGGCCCTCTGTATAACTTCTGTAGCAGAGTCCAAAATGCCACCAATCACTGGCCTCTTCACCAGGTAACCTGTCCAAATATGCATAATAAATGATTCCTGGCCAACTCTgatttggatcatttttaaacaatgttccTGAGCATCTGAAGGGAGTTATGGGAGTTGCTTTAACCTGGATTGCCAGAGTTTGGTTGAGAGGTTTCATTTCCATTGACAAACACTGCAGAATATCTTCTGGTCAAAGATACTAGATGGGAGGTAAgaggtaagatttaaaaaaaaaaaaaaaaaaaaaaaaaaaaaacatgataaagTGATGCATTCCATAAGAAAAACAGGTTCAGTGAAGAGGTATGACATATTGTAAGAGTCAACAGGAAGACAATAGTTGTGACTCACCAGGTAGAGTGATGTTTGCTGTGGTCCGTTTCACAGTAATGGCAGTGAGGCCATTCTCTCTCCAGTAAAGAGTGTAACGCAAGGCTACAATGACATTATCACACCGTTGTGGCTCTAAGAAAACAATTATACAATGAAAAAGATCCATGTTACTACAATGTTTCTAAAAGAGACATTTTAGTAAACTTTTTCTGGATTATTATTtgatatgtacactaccattcaaacattcTGGTTTGGTAAGGTTtgtaatgatttttaatgaaagaagtgcttaccaagactgcatttatttgatcagataTATAGTAAgaacagtaatactgtaaaatattattacaattttgaataattattttctattttattatgttttaaaatgtaatttatttctgtgatggcaaagctgaattttcagcatcattactccagtctactcggtgtcacgtgatcctacagaaatcattctaatatgctaatttggtgctcaagaaacatttcttattattatcagttgaaaacggttgctgctgctgctgctgttaaatttttttgtggaaacagtgatacattttttcaggattctttgacaaatacaaagttcaaaagaacaatatttatttgaaattgaaatctttcgaaacattataaatgtctttaccgctaaataaaagtactaatttctttttaaaaaatcttactcaccccaaacttttgaacgctagtgtatattattgtaattatattattgtagttatatgtaattatatttaaacaaataactGCTGAAAACATTAATGCAACTGACCAGATATGGACTCAAGAGAGTTTGACAGAAATAATCGAAGGTCATCGGCTACTTCATCCACAACGCTGACTGTGACCACACCTGGAAAGAGTGCAAACATATGAACAGTCTCACATATACATATTTGCATGCTTACTCAGAAAGACAAGACGATCAATAGATTCATAAGCTATGTTTACATATCTGAAGCATATCATTGAGGGTAGATTCACGATTCCCACGCTCTTCCTTAAAAGCATAAAGTTGTATTctaaaacactgttaaatgaGTGAAAGGAACACTGGGAAGGACATTTTCGTACTTATGCTGCCCATAATAGCACATGGAAGATGGACCTCTGATAAACCCATCTATGTCAGCATAACATAAAAAGATTTTAGATTTTCTCACATTggaatatgttttattagatatggaaactttttaatttaaaaaaaaataagataagaATCGTTGGTACTGATTTTATGTTTGATTCTACATATTGTATTATGTTACGCCCAGAGCCGTAAggggtttttcttttttgttgttgtgccCAAGCTATgctttgcatgtgtttttctcCTTCTCTCACCTCTGGCCACATTCACACTGTACGTTTTGGGGactgacaaccgcatttacttacaagtgtgagtctcgaaatgtcccgttcacacagcaacttacagtagcatCTGGaacactgtctgtatgaacgtgcaacgAGAGTTAAGCCCGTATTCCGTAACTAGTAACCATAAAGACAGTGACCAACATAATATTTaagatggcgacgtccataaaactgaaaagtctcatCACTTTTGATTGGACAAGAGACTAATTGAACCGCAAGTTCATCCAACAAAAGCCgagtctttaaagggttagttcacccaaaaatgaaaattctgtcattaattactctccctcatgtcgttccacaccagtaagaacTTCGTTaatttttggaacacaaattaagatatttttgataaaattcgatggctcagtgaggcctgcattgccagcaagttaattaacactttcagatgcccagaaagctactaaagacatatttaaaacagttcatgtgactacagtggttcaaccttaatgttatgaagcgacgagaatactttttgtgcgccaaaaaaacaaaataacgactttattcaacaatatctagtgatgggcgatttcaaaacactgcttcatgaagctttgaagctttacaaatcttttgtttcgaatcagtggttcagagcgcttatcaaactgccaaagtcacgtgatttcagtaaacgaggcttccttacatcataagtgtttcgaaatttcaatggttcaccactggggggcgtgactttggcagtttcatacaggactgacaactgtattctgctgctgtgtgaaagtggtctctctctctctccccacaGAGCAAATGTTACCACCTGTCTTCATTAATGAGTATCCAGTTGTGATTGGATGATGGGAGGGGAGAGAGAGTATTTAGGTTCAGCTATCATCAGAGCAGTGTTGGTGGTGGCTTGACTGTGTGCCACACTTTTGAAGTCTCATCTGCAACCCCAGACTTGATGTTGTGTTAAAGCAAGTAGCTGGTGGCTCTGTGTATCTTTACCTCATTTGTTGAACTTATTGAAGTAGAGTTTCTGTCCTTTGTCTCTCTTATTACACTCTATGATTGAGACTTAAAAGATAGAAGTGGTAACTTCTATGATTATTTATTGTAtgttttgattcattaaaaacgaaaaaaaaaaaaaaattcaatcgtttcactccgagcagaatcgatattttaacgtttctgttccagcgttccttctgtattattaaTGTTCCGAAACCGGtttgtttagaaaaaataacggttaataacgttattttttatcctttttgtttgtttgcatgtagcctacttaataataataataataataataataataatacgtacagcattttatttattaaaaaacaaagagagtatttgccgtcttagccaataggcctacaattatcttttataacaagattctgtccaaatgtaaacctattaaacGAAAGGAAAAACTATCAACGGgtatataaagtattttttcaagatattttaaaatgtttgctgcatggttaaaaataccgacgctattcctgagaggaaaaaagatatGTCGCGTATACGccgcattttattattacattcagaaataatgtaatttatcggtaaataaaataaaatgtttacaaatagcctatacataatatataatataattataatgtttgtaaacataaattatgaacaaaactgccctattttattttacaacaaAACCTCTAAAGTTAATTCAGGCTATACGTCAAGCCAAAacgaatttaaaaaaaaaaatcttttcttttttaacgccATTCCAGCTTCTATTGCTACATTCAAGGCGAGAAACaggtttattttttagaaataaaactaaataagatgctaaacgaattaatttaaagtgaatctgaagcctacctttctcattcggcacggtttccattttcgagacgaatgctaaactattactatttattatgtaagctttgtacttcactcgcattatcgacatcatccttcacataaCAGCACAGCTTCAGGCGGTGGTCACGTGTGGTAAACGGCAGATTGTtttacagaattgaattgagcagatttatgtttggttgattgtattttattttaattatttaacaggtTGCGATATCAAGTAAGCaatgcaagaatttgtgtgcgcgagcgtgaggcgccggcgcgaccactggaattttttttccttctaagacAGTAAACTGTACCTCGTAATTTATGGTCAAACAGGTAAAAGCAagacataattcatacatttacaaaagacacttaaataacgaaaacaagcagaatgtctgtttcctttcctagatctttggagtgcgccacaatgaaccactttcgttttgttaatctgtagacctaattatatagtgaaatatcgcgtagcctataggcctaaatattcccttttattgtatatgtgttatgtaggcctatagttttattctgttttctccgtacacagaagcgctgcatgtGCGTGATCAGAACGATTACGTTTGATTTCGTTTCCATTTCTGGTTACGTTCCGGTCAAAATTTCGTTCGTTTCCGGTTTTCGTTCCTTGACCCGGTTCAGAGCCCTGTTTTGATTAATCTTCTCTGTCTTTGGTTAACTTGAAGTTTTCTAGTTTGATTATATGTTTCTTAATTGTGGGGTTAGTAGGGAGGTGGGTGCCACTTTTTCTCCTGTTGATGTTAGCTAGGGAGTTAGCCTGTTTTGCTGTACTTGTTTTCTTTACTTTTAGTTTAGGTAATTTGGTTAATGAGGAGTTAGATTGAtttatgtttgttgttttggcaaTACCCCCTTTTGAATCTGATACccctatttttcttttgtttgactttgtaaataaaaactACTTCCTTTTGTGAAATATGTGGTTATTTGAGTTGTTGTGAAACAACTCTGGAGACGAGGTGGCTTCATGCTGTtgcactcattcactcactgcATTCATTCACCACCATCCATTTTGCTGTTGCATTCCTCCCCTAGACCAATCAGGAAATCGTAACAATTATGCTGTATTATGCGGTCTATGTTCTTGTGTTTGGTTGAGGAAAGCAAATAAATGATCATACTGAATATCTACCTCCCCATCCATCTTTAACATCCACCCTCAGGTCATCAGATGGTGATGGACAGGACTGCAGCCTCCTCAGACACTGAGACTCAAAGTTTTCCAAAAATGCCACTGGAGCATTGTCTGCACACTGGCCCAGTACAGAGTTCTGCTCAGAGGACAGATAAACACATGCATGAATGACTGCACTCATATAAACTGACACATTCACTAGAAATGTTATCTAACCTGTGGGATCTTGAAGTATTGGTCATCCTTAGTGAATATTGGATCCCCCTGGCGGTAGTTAATGGGAGGTACAGCAGCTGTCATCTGCGGGGCTTGGAATGATGGACTGGGCTTTGGGGAGCTGTAAAAACCCATGCAAATTTAGAAAATCACCAAagatacactaccgttcaaagctTTGGGGTCTTTTCtacagaaattaatacttttattcagcaaggatgcattaaattgaccaaaagtgacagtaaagacatttaaaatgttacaaagaatttctgtttcaaataactTGACCCAATAATATTAGCACTTCTTCTATTTCTATTCtctctatttatttaaaaaaaaaaaaccttgctatGAGCACTTTGCTGGAATAACTGTGACTTGACATGGCACTTGCATACTGTtgcactcatgttgatttgattgcttccaTTGTtctcacttgtaagtcgctttggagaaaagcgtctgctaaatgattaaatgtaaatgtaaaaataaatgcttttcttttgaacttattattcataaaaaatcctgaaataatAATGTATCTCagctttcaaaaaatattaaacagaaaaactgttttcagcattgataagaaatgtttcttgagcaaatcagcatattagaatgatttctgtaggatcatgtgacactgaagactggagtaatgatgttgtaaaattcagctttgccaaaggaataaattacattttaaaatatattaaaatagaaaacactttacaatattactttttgctgtatttttgatcaaataaatacagccttggtgagcatttcttactgaccccaaacttttgaacagtagtgtatttttgTTGTCTAATAATACATGGAGATATACATCTGAAACTGTACAGAAGATATTGCACTGAAAAACTTTCACTTCTTACACTGTCTGACCATTGTAGAAAAGTCCCAGAAAGGGGTTGTTGTCCAAAGGAGAGGTGACACAGAGAAAGGGGAACCAATCAGGGTCATTTTCAGAGGACTGAGCAGAGCACTGATACTCTGGAACAGGACTGAAACTTCCCCCGAAAGGTCCAGGGAGACACTGAGTCGCAAATAACCGCAGTACTTCTTGAGTGCAGTCCTAAAAGAGGAAATATACACTCATAAATACACA
This Ctenopharyngodon idella isolate HZGC_01 chromosome 5, HZGC01, whole genome shotgun sequence DNA region includes the following protein-coding sequences:
- the tctn2 gene encoding tectonic-2, coding for MTRFSDSHVVFHFLCIIIMLLNDGTICNVVFQPAFILASGPRISSFLVGNVSGISFSLSAVSSSDATGSIPSSLCMPVYQTQWNLSYELIGKNAFLVRLSLNCSLQLCGNETTVPDCCLEPLCLQETLLVSACADETPKASLIIQTQIYAQIFPNKPPSENKTAIPNQVFQPLGSCPCDVSLGECDKRCCCDQDCTQEVLRLFATQCLPGPFGGSFSPVPEYQCSAQSSENDPDWFPFLCVTSPLDNNPFLGLFYNGQTVSPKPSPSFQAPQMTAAVPPINYRQGDPIFTKDDQYFKIPQNSVLGQCADNAPVAFLENFESQCLRRLQSCPSPSDDLRVDVKDGWGGVVTVSVVDEVADDLRLFLSNSLESISEPQRCDNVIVALRYTLYWRENGLTAITVKRTTANITLPVSLTRRYSAVFVNGNETSQPNSGNPGYLVKRPVIGGILDSATEVIQRAQINLWQPGGDGLCSSAELRPALFGINSTSGCMIPVSLLNMTQCSQVRETVRAVLAGLVTATLVSTTGKPNFSNLVDWVNITTSPQNSSQPAEGSIGECSAVPTHLHIHVRSVITGRVQGVPQMVIQAVEISFIETTWSIECDMGRMNPCVNPELMQNFPVTSSVTFTDSPLSTQPPRSRFSINFTEFDCDRNDVCWPELAFPLTRYYTGEPYSQALAKGLILVFFFIAASVLGTPWRQIRQAWNSA